The Cohnella abietis genome has a segment encoding these proteins:
- a CDS encoding glycoside hydrolase family 78 protein has product MELLTSLKAERLRTEYLDNPLGIDVVRPRLGWIVESPRRGASQSAYRLLVASRPEALDKLKGDLWDSGKVTSSESQHIEYEGKELASEQAVYWKVQVWDEHDAAGPWSETASWSMGLLGRDEWRGQWIGWKNDRKPTKEEPKPNIYLRRGFQVNKPVKRATVYATALGLYRLFLNGKRVGNDVFSPEWTDYHVRVQYQTYDVTSMLLEGDNAAGAVLGQGWYAGYIGMYGFQKYGMDPSFLLQLNVEYEDGTRESIVTDSQWKASFGAIVSADLQMGETVDARLEMPGWNDVGFAEDAWTPVDVMYDYRGWIVSQMSRTIRATEERKPESLRLLADGRTIIDLGQVLAGWVRIALTGEAGTRCTFRFAEVLDANGEIYTENLRFARQTDTYICKGGGLEVFEPTFTYHGFRYVEVSGDPIDIVEVTGIVVHSDLPLAGKLETSNPQINQLVNNIRWTQRANFMGVPTDCPQRDERHGWTGDAQIFASTAAFNMDVSAFFAKWLVDLEDAQQPTGAYTDFAPFIFGPKTEFDNDFTYTHTASAGWADAPIIVAWGLYQTYGDKKILRKHYESMKKWVEFNRKQHPDGIRRDVPQYGDWLSVDERPFEEVIAEFGRMVSHHSTTPYDIFSTAYMAHNAKLLSDIAGVLEEEDDHDNYAALFERVRQAFVEQFVNAQGRIKGDTQTAYAMALEMELLPESLRPLAIDRLVSKIEQAGDMATTGFHGTKSLMNVLTDSGHSDLAFRLLNREEYPSWLYSVNQGATTIWERWDGWTEENGFQDPGMNSLCHFAFGSIGEWMYRNIGGIDREASEPGYRKLLIRPRPQGGLTSARCTYDSIYGPVATSWMVLNGEFMLEVTVPANVTALVHVPSVEGTDVLEGAGLATDAAGVTLVSRESDQCVYEISSGTYHFVSLLLK; this is encoded by the coding sequence GTGGAATTATTAACATCATTGAAAGCTGAGCGTCTTCGCACTGAATATTTGGACAATCCACTTGGTATCGATGTGGTGCGGCCTCGTCTCGGTTGGATCGTAGAGTCCCCACGTCGGGGAGCGTCTCAGTCGGCTTACCGACTTCTGGTCGCCTCTAGACCCGAAGCTCTTGATAAACTTAAAGGCGATTTATGGGATAGTGGTAAGGTTACATCTTCTGAATCGCAGCATATCGAATATGAGGGTAAAGAGCTTGCTTCTGAGCAAGCCGTGTATTGGAAGGTTCAGGTTTGGGATGAGCACGATGCTGCCGGACCATGGAGTGAAACGGCTAGCTGGTCGATGGGACTGCTGGGACGCGACGAGTGGAGAGGCCAATGGATTGGTTGGAAAAATGATCGGAAACCAACTAAGGAAGAGCCAAAGCCGAATATATATTTACGCCGTGGATTTCAAGTAAATAAGCCGGTCAAGAGGGCAACCGTCTATGCGACGGCACTTGGTTTATACCGGTTATTCTTGAATGGTAAACGCGTCGGGAACGATGTGTTTTCACCGGAGTGGACTGACTACCACGTGCGGGTGCAATATCAAACCTACGATGTGACCAGTATGCTGCTAGAAGGTGATAACGCAGCGGGCGCCGTTCTCGGTCAAGGGTGGTATGCAGGCTATATTGGAATGTATGGGTTTCAAAAATATGGCATGGATCCGTCATTCCTGCTGCAGTTAAATGTGGAATATGAGGATGGAACGCGCGAGAGTATCGTTACGGATTCACAATGGAAAGCATCCTTCGGGGCTATCGTTTCTGCAGATTTGCAGATGGGTGAGACGGTCGATGCCCGGCTAGAGATGCCGGGCTGGAATGACGTCGGCTTTGCAGAGGATGCTTGGACACCTGTAGATGTGATGTACGATTACCGCGGGTGGATTGTCTCCCAGATGTCTAGGACAATCCGCGCAACGGAGGAGCGTAAGCCGGAAAGCTTACGTTTGCTAGCTGACGGCAGGACGATTATCGATCTCGGACAAGTGTTAGCCGGATGGGTTCGGATTGCCTTGACTGGTGAAGCGGGCACGCGCTGCACGTTCAGGTTTGCTGAGGTACTGGATGCAAACGGGGAAATTTACACAGAAAATCTACGGTTTGCTCGTCAGACAGATACTTATATTTGTAAAGGTGGAGGCTTAGAAGTATTTGAGCCTACGTTCACCTATCATGGGTTTCGATATGTTGAGGTAAGTGGAGATCCAATCGATATTGTTGAAGTAACGGGGATCGTAGTCCATTCTGACTTGCCACTAGCGGGTAAATTGGAAACCTCTAATCCACAGATCAATCAGCTTGTGAACAATATTCGCTGGACTCAGCGCGCTAATTTCATGGGCGTTCCGACGGACTGTCCTCAACGGGATGAGCGTCATGGCTGGACAGGTGATGCGCAAATATTCGCGAGTACGGCTGCTTTTAATATGGACGTATCGGCATTTTTCGCAAAGTGGCTCGTTGATTTAGAGGATGCACAGCAGCCTACTGGCGCATACACGGATTTCGCTCCATTTATTTTCGGACCAAAGACCGAATTTGACAATGACTTCACCTACACACATACGGCATCAGCAGGCTGGGCAGATGCACCTATTATCGTAGCATGGGGCTTGTACCAGACGTATGGAGATAAGAAAATATTACGTAAGCATTATGAATCGATGAAGAAGTGGGTCGAATTCAACCGTAAGCAGCATCCCGATGGCATTCGAAGAGACGTTCCACAATACGGGGATTGGTTATCTGTAGACGAGAGGCCGTTCGAAGAGGTTATAGCCGAGTTCGGCAGAATGGTCAGCCATCATTCCACGACTCCTTACGATATTTTTTCCACGGCGTATATGGCCCATAATGCTAAGCTGCTCTCGGATATTGCAGGCGTGCTTGAAGAGGAAGATGATCACGACAATTATGCGGCTTTATTTGAACGAGTTCGTCAGGCGTTCGTAGAGCAATTCGTTAATGCGCAAGGACGAATTAAAGGAGACACGCAGACTGCGTATGCGATGGCTCTAGAGATGGAGCTGCTTCCAGAGAGCTTGCGGCCATTGGCGATTGATAGATTGGTTTCGAAAATAGAGCAAGCGGGCGATATGGCAACGACGGGCTTCCATGGAACGAAATCCTTGATGAATGTGTTAACGGATTCGGGACATTCTGATCTTGCTTTCCGATTGTTAAATCGTGAGGAATATCCGTCATGGCTTTATTCGGTCAATCAAGGCGCGACAACGATATGGGAGCGCTGGGACGGCTGGACGGAGGAGAACGGATTTCAGGATCCGGGGATGAACTCATTGTGCCACTTTGCATTCGGTTCGATAGGAGAATGGATGTACCGAAACATCGGCGGCATCGATCGTGAGGCTTCTGAGCCGGGCTACCGTAAGCTACTTATTCGTCCGCGCCCTCAAGGCGGCTTAACATCTGCACGCTGCACCTATGATTCTATATACGGTCCAGTAGCAACAAGCTGGATGGTGCTAAACGGAGAGTTTATGCTAGAGGTAACTGTTCCAGCTAACGTAACTGCGTTAGTACATGTTCCTTCTGTGGAAGGTACAGACGTGCTGGAAGGGGCTGGACTAGCGACTGATGCTGCTGGCGTCACATTAGTTAGCCGCGAGAGTGACCAGTGTGTTTATGAAATAAGCTCTGGGACGTACCACTTTGTTTCTCTTCTATTAAAATAA
- a CDS encoding carbohydrate ABC transporter permease → MNLKPKRSYISSTILWFYSAFTLFVLGYMTYQAFRSKKELLSNTFGWPDVFNFANFKKLFVQADFLRYFFNSAWILVATLVIIILLSSMVAYGIGKFKFRFKNTVLLYFLIGLMFPVQLGIVPIFLLIRDVGLLNSQWGVIIVLASGLSMPVFLLTTFFEKLPNDLYESAKIDGAGEWTTFMRVMFPLASPVIFSICIIMSVQIWNQFFVPLIMLQSEAKKTLPLMIMKFTNNLMYNIDLAMVGSVMATVPILILFFLFSGKVLEGVASGGVKG, encoded by the coding sequence ATGAACTTAAAGCCAAAGAGATCGTATATAAGCTCGACTATCCTATGGTTTTATTCTGCTTTCACATTGTTTGTTTTAGGGTATATGACTTATCAGGCTTTCCGGTCGAAAAAGGAACTGTTATCCAATACATTTGGGTGGCCTGATGTTTTTAATTTCGCTAATTTCAAAAAATTGTTCGTGCAAGCGGACTTCCTTCGATATTTCTTTAACAGCGCTTGGATTCTAGTGGCAACGCTAGTCATTATCATTTTATTATCGTCAATGGTTGCTTACGGTATCGGTAAATTTAAATTTCGGTTCAAGAACACGGTGCTGCTCTATTTTCTAATTGGGCTTATGTTTCCTGTCCAGCTTGGCATTGTTCCGATCTTCTTGCTTATCCGCGATGTAGGCTTACTTAACTCACAGTGGGGAGTTATTATCGTCCTAGCCTCAGGATTATCGATGCCAGTATTCCTCTTAACAACCTTTTTCGAGAAGCTGCCTAACGATTTATACGAATCTGCCAAAATCGATGGAGCTGGAGAATGGACGACCTTCATGCGAGTGATGTTCCCTCTTGCCAGCCCTGTTATTTTCAGTATTTGTATCATTATGTCCGTGCAAATTTGGAACCAATTTTTCGTACCATTGATTATGCTGCAGAGTGAAGCGAAAAAGACGCTGCCTCTTATGATAATGAAGTTTACGAATAACCTGATGTACAATATCGATCTTGCGATGGTAGGGTCTGTTATGGCGACAGTGCCGATTCTTATTTTGTTCTTCCTATTCTCAGGTAAGGTGCTAGAAGGCGTAGCCTCCGGAGGAGTTAAAGGGTAA
- a CDS encoding carbohydrate ABC transporter permease, with protein sequence MTWFKKRPFLWFILPGFILYSVFSVYPIFSAFQISLNQWDGIGVKKFIGLDNYVELFSNKELFSQLTGAFKHSVFLFLLNTFAVLPAQLYIAYLLYSGIKGHRFFQAMIFSPQFIATPVIVFMGTLIFDGNIGVFNKLLEAVGLGEWARPWMGLPDFGMFIVWIMVAWSGIGVGMIFFLGAMKMISNEVMEAALLEGASYWRRFFSIVLPQIKTTVLNMLILTYIFAMTMFDYSFILGGVSGGINRSVDVMALFFYRIAFGDNSAVGGTMNVNAMGMGTTIACVMFAVIFLVAVIQVITTYRRTED encoded by the coding sequence TTGACTTGGTTCAAGAAGCGGCCTTTTTTATGGTTTATTTTGCCGGGCTTTATTTTGTACAGCGTATTCTCGGTTTATCCGATTTTCTCAGCATTCCAGATCAGTTTGAACCAATGGGATGGTATCGGTGTTAAAAAGTTTATTGGACTGGATAACTATGTTGAGCTATTCAGCAATAAAGAGCTGTTCTCCCAATTGACCGGAGCTTTTAAGCACAGCGTATTTCTATTTTTGCTTAATACATTTGCGGTTCTTCCGGCTCAGCTATACATTGCCTATCTACTCTATAGTGGAATCAAAGGGCATCGTTTTTTTCAGGCAATGATTTTCTCGCCACAGTTTATCGCAACACCGGTTATCGTATTTATGGGTACATTGATTTTCGATGGTAATATCGGCGTATTTAACAAGCTGCTAGAAGCAGTGGGGCTGGGAGAATGGGCCCGTCCATGGATGGGATTACCGGATTTCGGTATGTTTATCGTCTGGATTATGGTCGCTTGGTCAGGGATTGGCGTTGGGATGATCTTTTTCCTGGGCGCAATGAAAATGATATCAAACGAAGTAATGGAAGCCGCGTTGCTTGAGGGTGCTTCCTATTGGAGAAGATTTTTCAGCATCGTACTGCCACAAATTAAGACGACGGTGCTTAATATGCTAATTTTGACTTATATTTTCGCCATGACAATGTTCGACTATAGCTTTATCTTAGGCGGCGTATCAGGCGGGATTAATCGTAGCGTTGACGTAATGGCACTATTCTTCTATCGGATCGCGTTTGGAGATAACAGCGCGGTTGGAGGAACGATGAATGTGAACGCAATGGGCATGGGAACGACAATTGCCTGTGTAATGTTCGCCGTTATATTTCTCGTCGCGGTCATTCAGGTGATTACGACGTACCGCAGGACGGAGGACTAA
- a CDS encoding ABC transporter substrate-binding protein gives MKLKRMVMVLALVAMTGALLQGCGKGNNDKNSSPSASPSGTTSAAPSDEKVTLKVWGDLGNQAVLEEPFKKINAAFSAKYPNIKLEYDFAQNDQSLNVALQANELPDLFWVQGDKTAKMGEMVKNGFLKDLSSYNIDVSRFADSEKNYCSIDGKLYCSMPSFFDTNVVYFNKDIYEKNGIKSPATWDEFVQGLETLKAANVTPIALAGKSEWDRAWPIFAFAPAFSDAALKAAQVGEGKLTDPSIVEALQAFRDFADKGYFGKNFLAQDYAASQFAFTNGKAAAIIDGTWANATYVESGLNLGRFSIPNKEGKKIVQSSYSNFMTYAVASTSKHPDQAVKYIEFLNSLEAQQILEDAVGLVPTLKDIVAKDEGVKELAIFDEAGVNIYTVLTALSSPESNTADVLMKDVIPKLMTSAITGAEGAATLDKAAKYPTK, from the coding sequence TTGAAGCTTAAAAGAATGGTAATGGTTTTAGCTTTGGTGGCAATGACCGGAGCTTTACTGCAAGGCTGTGGCAAAGGGAACAACGATAAAAATAGCAGCCCAAGCGCAAGCCCATCTGGTACGACTAGCGCCGCCCCAAGTGATGAGAAGGTAACCCTGAAGGTATGGGGAGACTTAGGAAATCAGGCTGTACTAGAGGAACCGTTCAAGAAGATTAACGCAGCCTTCAGTGCAAAATACCCGAACATCAAGCTGGAATATGATTTCGCACAAAATGACCAAAGCTTGAACGTAGCTTTGCAAGCGAATGAACTGCCTGACCTATTCTGGGTTCAAGGCGATAAAACAGCAAAAATGGGCGAAATGGTTAAAAACGGCTTCTTGAAGGATTTGAGCTCTTACAACATAGACGTTTCCCGTTTTGCTGATTCCGAGAAAAATTATTGCTCTATTGACGGTAAATTATACTGCTCAATGCCTTCATTCTTCGATACAAACGTAGTTTATTTTAACAAAGACATCTACGAGAAAAATGGCATCAAATCCCCAGCTACTTGGGATGAGTTTGTTCAAGGTCTTGAGACACTCAAGGCTGCTAACGTAACACCGATTGCACTTGCTGGTAAGAGCGAGTGGGATCGTGCATGGCCAATCTTCGCATTCGCTCCAGCGTTCTCTGATGCTGCACTAAAAGCAGCTCAAGTTGGAGAAGGCAAGCTGACTGATCCATCAATCGTTGAAGCATTGCAAGCATTCCGTGATTTCGCGGATAAAGGCTATTTCGGCAAAAACTTCCTTGCTCAGGATTATGCAGCTTCGCAATTTGCTTTCACTAATGGTAAAGCAGCTGCAATCATCGACGGTACTTGGGCTAACGCGACTTATGTTGAGTCGGGACTGAACCTTGGACGCTTCTCTATTCCAAACAAAGAAGGCAAGAAAATTGTTCAATCCAGCTACAGCAATTTCATGACTTATGCAGTAGCTTCCACTTCCAAGCATCCTGACCAAGCTGTTAAGTACATTGAGTTCTTGAACTCCTTGGAAGCACAGCAAATTCTTGAAGATGCTGTAGGACTAGTACCTACGCTTAAAGATATCGTTGCTAAAGACGAAGGCGTTAAAGAGCTTGCTATATTCGATGAAGCTGGCGTAAATATTTACACAGTGCTCACAGCATTATCTTCGCCTGAATCCAACACTGCCGATGTTCTGATGAAGGATGTTATTCCTAAGCTGATGACATCAGCCATTACCGGAGCTGAAGGTGCTGCAACGTTAGATAAAGCAGCTAAATACCCAACGAAATAA
- a CDS encoding response regulator transcription factor yields the protein MRKVMIVDDESLVRIGLQSIIDWESRGYQITGVFKNGEEALLAARREAFDIVLTDIRMPGMDGFELIRNLKQIDSQLKFIILSSYSDFEYTRQAIQLGVMDYISKYEMEPVELLRVLDALPFEDTSVVPGRQEVRQAHKQNVVLNTLAEEKQRMLLRTAEGKDIQIDAEFPEIVQRFESWGLTMRWICLKPSPRESGYSPTERKAMALQAEEIFSRLKHLEFFGEDSGLLHGACVFNEEESEADSLIGLHQMAEELKAAWAKNLNIGLIAGISSSVTLARMGQSRTEAEQALQLSFYGGAGIYVKEQSTLGVFTEQVWLEWYKQAKNQIQYLHFRQLGDEIDDKLGSVQPRLLPSEWLRLGEMVASQLMDLLIERYAMDMEVIRSRFGVSWPLNEAIKKVHSRTEYMAAIRQMLFQTEEVISSMQPSRGWVLKVKEYVEGHFGSPIRLEEVAEIVNFSPNHFSQRFRQETGEAFSDYLTRIRIREAIRLYKETDYSTEEIASRVGYLNSNYFIKVFKKITGQTVKQFKQR from the coding sequence ATGCGCAAGGTGATGATCGTAGATGATGAGTCTCTTGTTCGAATTGGACTGCAATCGATTATTGATTGGGAAAGTCGAGGATATCAAATCACGGGAGTATTTAAGAACGGTGAAGAAGCTTTGCTAGCAGCCAGAAGAGAAGCTTTCGATATCGTGCTAACGGATATACGGATGCCTGGTATGGATGGGTTTGAGTTAATCCGTAATTTGAAGCAAATCGATAGCCAGTTAAAGTTTATTATTTTGAGCAGCTATAGTGATTTTGAATATACACGACAAGCCATTCAATTAGGAGTTATGGATTACATCTCTAAATATGAAATGGAGCCCGTGGAATTGCTAAGGGTGCTCGATGCTCTTCCCTTCGAGGATACCTCTGTCGTTCCTGGACGACAGGAAGTCAGGCAAGCTCATAAGCAGAATGTCGTATTAAATACATTAGCCGAAGAAAAGCAAAGGATGCTTCTACGAACTGCAGAAGGAAAAGATATTCAAATAGACGCGGAGTTTCCAGAAATCGTCCAAAGATTTGAAAGCTGGGGCTTAACGATGCGATGGATTTGCCTCAAGCCAAGTCCAAGAGAATCAGGCTATTCACCGACGGAAAGAAAAGCGATGGCCTTGCAGGCGGAAGAAATATTCTCGCGGCTTAAGCACCTTGAGTTTTTTGGTGAGGATTCGGGACTTTTGCACGGGGCCTGTGTTTTCAATGAAGAAGAATCGGAAGCGGATAGTCTAATCGGCTTACATCAGATGGCAGAGGAATTAAAAGCGGCTTGGGCAAAAAACTTGAACATTGGTCTGATTGCGGGCATTAGCTCTAGTGTGACTCTTGCTAGAATGGGCCAGTCGAGGACAGAGGCAGAACAAGCGCTTCAGCTTTCCTTCTACGGTGGTGCAGGTATATATGTGAAAGAGCAATCCACACTGGGTGTGTTTACAGAGCAGGTATGGCTAGAATGGTACAAGCAGGCTAAAAACCAAATTCAGTATTTACACTTTAGGCAATTAGGAGATGAAATTGACGACAAATTGGGCAGTGTGCAGCCGAGATTACTTCCATCTGAGTGGCTGAGACTTGGCGAGATGGTGGCGTCCCAATTAATGGACCTGCTAATTGAGCGGTATGCTATGGACATGGAAGTTATTCGTAGTCGGTTCGGTGTATCGTGGCCATTGAACGAAGCCATTAAGAAAGTGCATTCGCGCACAGAATATATGGCAGCAATCAGGCAAATGTTATTTCAGACAGAAGAAGTTATTTCCTCTATGCAGCCTAGCCGGGGGTGGGTGCTTAAGGTTAAGGAATATGTGGAAGGCCATTTTGGCAGTCCGATTCGACTTGAGGAGGTAGCTGAAATCGTCAATTTCAGCCCTAATCACTTCAGCCAGCGGTTTCGTCAGGAGACTGGTGAAGCTTTCTCCGACTATTTAACTCGAATTCGTATTCGTGAGGCTATTCGCTTGTATAAGGAAACGGACTACTCTACAGAGGAAATTGCCTCGCGGGTAGGTTATTTAAACTCGAATTATTTTATTAAGGTATTCAAAAAAATAACCGGACAAACGGTGAAGCAGTTCAAACAGCGTTAA
- a CDS encoding cache domain-containing sensor histidine kinase translates to MSKNRFWFSVMWRKIRLPYKLILVYTPLILLPALTGIYYLTDSYTTSSKARTAEYATDLLSLMGQKIDDRMRSYEQLSKQIMTDGDLLKLVSTEPETTYDQFRMENIINEKLNVLWLGADQNTYIRSIKIETPKIMYTYGKNSTNNYDILNSDYRQSVKEMAGGAKWFPPEAFSDGYSNFQAFRLGRTIRDEKLNELGTLTLVIRVESISDIFRQTKFQENTALKLLSADGKVLVENEITIDPEEKQILSYSEDRIQNGWMLKVQLPLQQLYEPIYHTVRQALFIVLACILLGLVVTHLLAMDLVIPIRRLMLNMKQGIKGVRPGKLKHFSGAIEVVEMNDTFISIMYEIEQLIDEVAKQEKKKKDAEIRVLQNQLSPHFLYNTLNSIRWMAMIQKQDNIKEMVDSLNTLLTYALRGSGDPVPLADEIAILHSYVTIQKVRYQHFEFVTDIPQTLEQVTVLKFLLQPLIENALIHGLAPSDHTGEIKVAVQEEGEYLRVTVSDNGIGMTTEKTAEIISELYNPSQHFGLHSVNERIQLHYGQQYGLTIQSEPGVGTQITVSVPLIKA, encoded by the coding sequence ATGAGTAAGAATAGGTTCTGGTTTTCGGTGATGTGGCGCAAAATCCGATTGCCATATAAGCTGATTTTGGTATATACACCTCTAATTCTGTTGCCTGCATTGACGGGAATTTATTATTTAACGGATAGCTATACAACGTCATCCAAAGCAAGAACAGCAGAATATGCTACGGATTTGCTAAGCTTGATGGGACAGAAAATAGACGATCGAATGCGCAGCTACGAGCAGCTCAGTAAACAAATCATGACGGACGGTGACTTGCTTAAGCTCGTGTCTACGGAGCCAGAAACGACGTATGATCAATTCAGGATGGAAAATATTATTAATGAAAAGCTCAATGTTCTATGGCTTGGTGCTGATCAGAATACCTACATTCGTTCCATCAAAATAGAAACCCCCAAAATCATGTATACTTACGGTAAAAATTCAACCAATAATTATGACATTCTTAACTCGGATTACCGCCAATCGGTCAAGGAGATGGCAGGTGGTGCGAAATGGTTCCCTCCGGAAGCCTTCAGTGATGGTTATAGTAACTTTCAGGCATTCCGTCTAGGCAGAACGATTAGGGATGAGAAGCTGAATGAGCTTGGCACTTTAACTCTCGTCATTCGAGTTGAATCTATTTCGGATATTTTCCGGCAAACTAAGTTTCAGGAGAATACAGCACTTAAGCTTCTTTCAGCGGATGGCAAAGTACTTGTGGAAAATGAGATTACGATAGATCCTGAGGAAAAGCAGATCCTGTCTTATTCAGAGGACAGAATCCAGAATGGTTGGATGCTTAAAGTCCAGCTGCCGCTGCAACAGCTGTACGAGCCGATTTATCATACCGTGCGTCAGGCGCTATTCATAGTTCTCGCATGTATTCTGCTAGGACTTGTTGTAACACATCTTCTCGCCATGGATTTGGTCATCCCGATTAGACGTCTCATGCTTAATATGAAGCAAGGAATTAAGGGAGTACGTCCAGGTAAGCTAAAGCATTTTAGCGGAGCGATTGAAGTGGTCGAGATGAATGATACATTCATCTCAATTATGTATGAAATCGAGCAGCTTATTGACGAGGTTGCCAAACAGGAAAAGAAAAAGAAGGATGCTGAAATCCGGGTACTGCAAAATCAGTTGTCTCCGCATTTTTTATATAATACCTTGAATTCTATCCGCTGGATGGCGATGATCCAGAAGCAGGATAATATCAAAGAAATGGTTGATTCGTTAAATACACTGCTTACATACGCTTTAAGAGGATCTGGCGATCCTGTCCCCCTTGCAGATGAAATTGCGATTTTGCACAGCTATGTCACGATACAGAAGGTTCGTTATCAGCACTTTGAGTTTGTAACGGATATTCCTCAGACGCTGGAGCAGGTTACCGTACTCAAATTTCTTCTTCAGCCTTTAATCGAGAATGCGCTTATTCACGGGTTAGCGCCGTCAGACCATACGGGAGAGATCAAGGTCGCTGTACAAGAGGAAGGGGAATATCTAAGAGTAACGGTGAGTGATAACGGTATAGGCATGACAACGGAGAAGACGGCAGAAATTATATCCGAGCTGTACAATCCAAGTCAGCATTTCGGCTTACATAGTGTTAATGAAAGAATACAGCTTCATTACGGTCAGCAATATGGATTGACGATTCAGAGCGAGCCCGGAGTGGGTACGCAGATTACAGTAAGCGTGCCTTTAATAAAGGCATAG
- a CDS encoding phytanoyl-CoA dioxygenase family protein, translated as MSTQLKQELSPSNEWLHDLPELRNRLNEDGYLFFRGILDKNELTHIREDMLAIASEYGYVKTDVPLVDGIYSGEGFPTAIKFETSPLYRRILGLPRFNAFGSNAVLSLLLSGLLDSELQEHRRRIGRITFPGSFKNTTPPHQDYFYIKGTPDTYTCWIPAGDCPEELGGLAVMPKTHKLGMLTHEPMQGTGGHGVLHERCEELGLPWLTTDFQMGDLLLFHGHTLHKALDNRSENRLRLSLEYRYQRKVDDIDPGSMEYHMRGSFDKD; from the coding sequence ATGAGCACTCAGCTGAAGCAAGAATTGTCCCCATCCAATGAATGGCTGCATGATCTACCTGAATTAAGAAACAGACTCAATGAGGATGGCTATTTATTTTTCCGCGGCATATTGGATAAAAATGAACTGACTCATATTCGGGAAGATATGCTTGCAATAGCAAGCGAATACGGATATGTGAAAACAGATGTACCCTTAGTAGATGGAATTTACTCAGGTGAAGGTTTCCCGACCGCCATTAAATTCGAGACCTCTCCGCTTTATCGCCGTATACTGGGGCTTCCGAGATTTAATGCTTTTGGGAGCAATGCTGTATTATCCCTGCTTCTATCTGGACTTCTCGATTCTGAGCTTCAGGAGCATCGTCGCCGGATCGGTCGCATTACTTTTCCGGGAAGCTTCAAGAATACAACACCACCCCATCAGGATTACTTCTATATCAAGGGGACTCCGGATACGTATACCTGCTGGATTCCGGCCGGAGATTGTCCGGAAGAGTTGGGAGGTCTTGCCGTTATGCCGAAGACACATAAATTAGGAATGCTAACGCATGAGCCGATGCAGGGAACGGGAGGACATGGCGTCTTGCATGAACGCTGTGAGGAATTGGGGCTTCCTTGGCTAACAACAGATTTTCAAATGGGTGACCTGTTACTGTTCCATGGGCATACGCTCCATAAGGCACTCGATAACCGTTCGGAAAACAGGCTGAGGCTATCCTTGGAATATCGTTATCAACGTAAAGTGGATGACATCGATCCTGGTTCTATGGAGTATCACATGAGGGGCTCCTTCGATAAAGATTAA
- a CDS encoding helix-turn-helix domain-containing protein gives MTINEEVRWENLSPVVSYANRLACSPGFSFGPRVVKDHQFIWVAEGSGEAIIQNRRYRASSGDLFHYGPHVVHKFTADSDHPFVLYGLHFQTIGQLGEQGEALSPLHIDVPEDYKLDYPNILAIGHSPDLLSQPEYMKFPGKNAERYFHRFTLSFQKSGALHHLHNRVTLIQLFMELHQLTRQQSEESSEQGLLLRRIQDRLKEQAAMPYNREWLREWTHYHENHAAALYFKQYGISPHDYFLECKLELAKRLLVDSKKAVSEIAECLSFGSIHYFSRLFKSRTGLSPLAFRKKSMLI, from the coding sequence TTGACAATTAATGAAGAAGTCAGATGGGAAAACCTAAGTCCTGTCGTATCCTACGCCAATCGGCTTGCTTGTTCGCCTGGTTTTAGCTTCGGACCTAGAGTTGTTAAAGATCATCAATTCATATGGGTTGCAGAAGGATCTGGTGAAGCCATCATCCAAAATCGTCGATATCGAGCCTCTAGTGGAGATTTGTTTCATTATGGACCTCATGTTGTACACAAGTTCACGGCGGATTCCGACCATCCTTTTGTCTTATATGGCTTACACTTTCAAACGATTGGACAATTAGGAGAACAGGGAGAGGCCCTCTCTCCGCTACATATCGATGTTCCGGAGGATTACAAATTGGATTATCCAAATATACTAGCCATCGGTCATTCACCTGATTTACTAAGCCAGCCTGAATATATGAAATTTCCTGGGAAGAATGCGGAACGTTATTTCCATAGGTTCACGTTATCGTTTCAGAAATCTGGTGCTCTGCATCATCTTCATAATCGGGTGACACTAATACAGCTTTTCATGGAGCTCCACCAGCTCACTCGCCAACAATCAGAGGAAAGCTCTGAACAGGGATTACTTCTCCGGCGGATACAAGATCGTTTAAAAGAACAAGCAGCCATGCCCTACAATCGGGAATGGCTGCGTGAATGGACACATTATCATGAGAATCATGCGGCAGCTTTATATTTCAAGCAATACGGCATATCGCCCCACGACTATTTTCTTGAATGCAAATTAGAGCTGGCCAAACGCTTACTTGTCGACTCTAAGAAAGCAGTCAGCGAGATCGCGGAATGTCTTTCCTTTGGATCGATCCACTATTTCTCAAGATTGTTCAAATCTCGTACAGGCTTAAGCCCTTTGGCCTTCCGTAAGAAGAGCATGTTAATCTAG